Proteins from one Penaeus monodon isolate SGIC_2016 chromosome 39, NSTDA_Pmon_1, whole genome shotgun sequence genomic window:
- the LOC119597491 gene encoding uncharacterized protein LOC119597491, translated as MKDLVTEVNRKSDRIMWIRLGLKDFSMNIFSVYAPRTGGTNEEKGQSWAALQEELEKVDESERRIIRGDMNGHVGSSNDAIGRINEGYIYGNGDEDGEKENNFQHTFKDRILKELSHDMVDVNTWWNDANSIILRTGKEILGESSGKVWENKEIGGLMKSTNEKKGDIQSCENYQGIKLMSHTLKLLERIMDSRLRQVVRIGRRQLGFMKGIGTVDGIFSLRQTMEKYQEKQRVQHMVFIDLEKAYERVPCQEVWRGLRERGVQEKYVRMIQECYKDVTTRVRSTVGMTELQSKGRLTPVIGT; from the exons ATGAAAGATTTAGTGACAGAAGTGAACAGAAAGAGTGACAGAATCATGTGGATCCGATTAGGCCTTAAAGATTTTTCGatgaatatatttagtgtgtatgcACCACGAACAGGAGgcacaaatgaagaaaaaggacagTCCTGGGCGGCACTACAAGAAGAACTGGAGAAggttgatgaaagtgaaagaCGCATAATTAGAGGAGACATGAATGGTCATGTTGGTAGCAGCAATGATGCCATCGGTCGCATAAATGAAGGATATATTTAtggaaatggtgatgaggatggagagaag gaaaataatttccaACACACGTTCAAAGACCGAATTCTAAAAGAGCTGAGCCACGATATGGTAGATGTGAACACCTGGTGGAATGATGCAAACAGTATTATATTAAGAACTGGAAAGGAAATACTGGGTGAGAGTAGTggaaaggtttgggaaaataaggaaattggTGGTTTAATGAAAAGTACAAATGAAA agaaaggagatattcagAGTTGTGAGAACTATCAGGGTATTAAGCTGATGTCTCACACTTTGAAACTACTGGAAAGGATTATGGACTCGCGACTTAGACAAGTAGTGCGCATTGGCCGACGGCAACTTGGTTTTATGAAAGGGATCGGAACAGTTGACGGTATTTTCTCTCTCAGGCAAACCATGGAGAAATACCAGGAGAAGCAAAGAGTGCAGCATATGGTTTTCATCGACTTAGAGAAAGCCTATGAGCGAGTGCCATGCCAAGAAGTCTGGAGAGGGTTACGAGAGCGAGGAgtacaagaaaaatatgtaagaatGATACAGGAATGCTACAAGGACGTGACAACGAGAGTTAGGAGCACAGTGGGCATGACGGAACTTCAAAGTAAAGGTCGGCTTACACCAGTGATCGGCACTTAG